The following proteins are encoded in a genomic region of uncultured Ilyobacter sp.:
- a CDS encoding cobalamin-dependent protein (Presence of a B(12) (cobalamin)-binding domain implies dependence on cobalamin itself, in one of its several forms, or in some unusual lineages, dependence on a cobalamin-like analog.), translated as MSFEVLCAKAKEAILEMEEDQALEMLDEAISEGYDLMDLLAKGFASGMEELGQLFSDGQVFLPDLMYAADIMQQVTEKIEENLPAGNDVSKKGKMIMATVEGDVHDIGKGICCSILKTKGIEVFDLGRDVASELIVDKAEELGVKIIGLSALVTTTMGAQEAVIKILEERGIRDKYKVMIGGAPVTTRYANKIGADAYTEDAVECAEKALEFLAS; from the coding sequence ATGAGTTTTGAAGTGTTATGCGCAAAAGCAAAAGAAGCTATTTTGGAAATGGAAGAAGATCAGGCACTAGAGATGTTAGACGAGGCTATTTCTGAAGGTTATGACTTGATGGATCTTCTAGCCAAAGGATTTGCATCTGGAATGGAAGAGCTAGGTCAGTTATTTAGCGATGGACAAGTATTCTTACCTGACTTAATGTATGCAGCTGATATCATGCAGCAAGTTACTGAAAAGATCGAAGAAAACCTGCCAGCAGGTAATGATGTTTCTAAAAAAGGGAAAATGATAATGGCCACTGTAGAAGGAGACGTTCATGATATCGGGAAAGGTATCTGCTGCAGTATCTTAAAAACAAAGGGTATTGAGGTATTTGATTTAGGAAGAGACGTTGCAAGTGAACTTATAGTTGACAAGGCAGAAGAACTAGGGGTTAAAATAATAGGTCTTAGTGCACTAGTTACAACAACTATGGGGGCTCAAGAAGCCGTAATCAAGATATTAGAAGAGAGAGGTATCAGAGATAAATATAAGGTTATGATTGGTGGAGCACCAGTTACTACTAGATATGCCAATAAAATAGGTGCAGATGCCTATACTGAGGATGCTGTAGAATGTGCAGAAAAAGCATTGGAATTTCTTGCATCATAA